Genomic DNA from Solanum pennellii chromosome 3, SPENNV200:
GTTATTGAAATTTACCAAACTCATTAATATTAGAACTCTTAActcaaagatattttaaaaaaatatagtactTAAACTTATTCAATTATGTGTTTTTTATATTATACAACCGATACGTAGTTATCAATGTAAGAGAAGGTGGTAAAGCAGCCATACTAATTGTAAATGATGAGGAGCTGCCAAAGAGGGAAAATAGTGTTCGAGCCATACAAGAACACAATGAGCATATACACTACCATAAAATATTTTGCGTTTATTATTTAGCGttaataatataagtataattaaatattaaattagcGCTCTATATAAatgacattaaaaaaatttagtgctttaacaataaattaaaataaaattaatttaattatcgttaaatatttttacattaataaatattatcgGTAAAAAAATCTATTACTCACTAAATGTCAGTTTTGCGGCAGTGTCACCTAAGGATTATTATAGCATATATTGACTAAATGTGAAAAAAGACAAGTCAGCTATGTAGTCTTTCTAGAATTTTAGagattcatttttaattagaattttccACAATTCTATTATTTTTCCAAGTTGGTGGCTTCTGCATTTTATGTTACAAAAATCAAGtatatttgttattaatttCCCTGGTTGCGATAGATGTATTTTCTGTTATATTGATAGTATAGTtagttcttattttattttttaaagtatatatgttattatttaCTATCAAAGAATATAGTGTCGTGAATGAGATTGCTCTTCTCTTAATCATAGATTTTGAGTTTGACCTCTAAGTATAGAAAAAATCTGGATAGGGAGAACTTCTGCTTGAACGAGGCCCTATTTAATACAAATTCAGAATATAAGTACCAGATATcgaataccaaaaaaaatatatatgctaTGCACTTGGCTTTTCCGTTTGAGGCTCTTTTCCCCCATCTTTTTTTTGGGACAAATATGATCTTTTTTCCCTCTTACATTAAAGTGCCTAACCTTTTCATGTCACATGTACTGTTTATAAAGCACCTGTTTGAAGTATGTGTGTGTTACAATTATAATTTCATTTCAAGTCTCGTAAAGTCGCAAGgaatcaaaaggaaattgaaaagaaaagaaattaataacAAGGACATAAGTGGTCTAGCAGTTaataaatgagtgaaaataatttgaaaaaatatacaaacaatTTTCTAGTTAAACACGCAAACACCGCAAATAAAAGTCCACACTAAAATTCTAAAAGATTATTATTCACTCAAGGCGAATTTAGTATTAAAGTTATAAATTCAGAAAAACTTAATATATATCTTTTGGCTAAAATTTTGTGATAATAAAAAGTCTTTTAAGTTATTATGCATGTACTGCACGCCTATTTTGGAAATGTTGTAATAGTGTTGCAAAAGCTAAGGGGGAATACAAATTGACTTGCAATGGTGCTTTTTCTAATGGCTATCATAATGTTAAGGTGGAATCTGTTTCTCTCATGATTATTGGAATGATCACTCGTACTTGCGTTCTTTCAAATTGtaaactattaaaaataatatatgatatatattatgaaataatacgTAATCGATAAAACTACTAATCTCATTTCCAGAAGACTTCCTCCCaccttgttgttttgtggaaaaAGTAAAGCAAAAGAATCTTCCAAATATTAGAGTTAATTTTTGTCTgcatatgtattaaaaattagTCCAAGTTGAGCTAAACAGTGGGAGTAGTTCAGAAACTTATCTACTGGATCGAGTAGTGTGTCGCCGACCACTCCTTTAAATATCCCCATTCCTTCCACTTTCCTCTCATACTTTCACACGCTAATACTTTCTCattacacaaattaaaaaatagtcaataatttaatatgaataaacATCACATTCTTCAGGAAGATCATCAAAATTCTTCTGGCAGTTCTTTAGCCATGAGTTCCTCTTTTGGAACAACTACTCCAGAAagactttcttctttttctcaagAGTCTGAATCTGCTGCTAGCACTCTTCAGAGTCCATCTTCTTCAGATTACTCACCCAGAATTACTCCAAGTATGTTCAAATTTCATTGCGCTCGTCAGAGTCGCatacatcattttaaatttgttgaaCAGCGAAGATCCGAATTCATACCGTTTAGATCTAGTAAcagaattataaaattaaattatctcAACTGTTTTATTTATGCAATAATTACAGGTCATGATGATTCAGCTGTAATTATTCAGAAGAGGAAATTTGGGAAGAAGGCAAAAAGTTATGCATATAGAATTCGTGAGCATGGTACGTGTTAGCATCTAATTCTATTACTAGTATTTACtttccgtttcaatttgtttgttctacttaaaattttccttttctacTCTTTACATTAAAAcaatttgatttctttttttgttgcaGTGAAATTGGGTTCGAAGTTTTCAGAAACGGTGAAGGGGAAATTGACGATAGTGAAAGAAGGAGGGAGAAGAAATATATTCAGGCATATGTTTCATGTGAATGATGGCGAGATATTGCTTAAGGCATCGCAGTGCTATTTGTA
This window encodes:
- the LOC107012804 gene encoding putative GEM-like protein 8 yields the protein MNKHHILQEDHQNSSGSSLAMSSSFGTTTPERLSSFSQESESAASTLQSPSSSDYSPRITPSHDDSAVIIQKRKFGKKAKSYAYRIREHVKLGSKFSETVKGKLTIVKEGGRRNIFRHMFHVNDGEILLKASQCYLYTTAGPIAGILFISTHKIAFCSERPISVPFPSGGILRTPYKVVIPVTKIKRALPSVNENKPSQKYIEIVTEDDFEFWFMGFVRYEKAFLNLQRAISMSN